A window of the Penaeus monodon isolate SGIC_2016 chromosome 38, NSTDA_Pmon_1, whole genome shotgun sequence genome harbors these coding sequences:
- the LOC119596549 gene encoding myosin regulatory light chain 2-like produces MPAAKGSRSSSKKAKKTGSNVFDMFTQKQVAEFKEGFQIMDRDRDGVIDKADLRGTFDEIGRMVSDSELDSMLADAPGPINFTTLLHMFAQRSSGEADDDDVVAAAIRAFEKKPGQIDSEQFRTMLMAFGDKFSNQEVDDAFGQMDVDEDTGMIESDVLVAMLCAGSAKESEEPTA; encoded by the coding sequence ATGCCTGCCGCCAAGGGATCCCGCTCCTCCTCCAAGAAGGCCAAGAAGACAGGAAGCAATGTCTTCGACATGTTCACGCAGAAGCAGGTGGCGGAGTTCAAGGAGGGCTTCCAGATAATGGACCGCGACCGCGACGGCGTCATCGACAAGGCCGACCTCCGCGGCACCTTCGACGAGATCGGCCGCATGGTCTCCGACAGCGAGCTCGACTCCATGCTGGCCGACGCCCCCGGCCCCATCAACTTCACCACCCTCCTGCACATGTTCGCCCAGAGGTCCTCCGGGGAAGCTGACGACGACGATGTTGTCGCCGCCGCCATCCGCGCCTTCGAGAAGAAACCCGGCCAGATCGACTCCGAGCAGTTCCGCACGATGCTCATGGCTTTTGGAGATAAATTCAGCAACCAGGAAGTCGACGACGCCTTCGGCCAAATGGACGTGGACGAGGACACCGGCATGATCGAATCCGACGTTCTTGTGGCCATGCTGTGCGCCGGGTCAGCCAAGGAGAGCGAGGAGCCGACCGCTTAG
- the LOC119596550 gene encoding myosin regulatory light chain 2-like: MPASKGSRSSSKKAKKTGSNVFDMFTQKQVAEFKEGFQIMDRDRDGVIDKTDLRGVFDEIGRIATDKELDEMLAEAPGPINFTTLLHMFAERSSGESDDDDVVAASFRAFEKAPGEIDSEQFRTMLMAFGDKFTSQEVDDAFEQMEMDEDTGIIDSDALIAMLCASSGKEEEEGAA; encoded by the coding sequence ATGCCTGCCTCGAAGGGATCCCGTTCTTCCTCCAAGAAGGCCAAGAAGACAGGAAGCAATGTCTTCGACATGTTCACGCAGAAGCAGGTGGCGGAGTTCAAGGAGGGCTTCCAGATAATGGACCGCGACCGCGACGGCGTCATCGACAAGACCGATCTCCGCGGTGTCTTCGACGAGATCGGCCGCATCGCCACCGACAAGGAACTCGACGAGATGCTCGCCGAAGCCCCCGGCCCCATCAACTTCACCACCCTCCTTCACATGTTCGCCGAGCGCTCCTCGGGAGAGTCCGACGACGACGACGTGGTGGCCGCCTCCTTCCGCGCCTTCGAGAAGGCCCCCGGCGAGATCGACTCCGAGCAGTTCCGCACGATGCTCATGGCCTTCGGGGACAAGTTCACCAGCCAGGAGGTCGACGACGCCTTCGAGCAGATGGAAATGGACGAGGACACCGGCATCATCGACTCCGACGCTCTCATCGCCATGCTGTGCGCCAGttcagggaaggaggaggaggagggtgctgCCTAA
- the LOC119596547 gene encoding myosin regulatory light chain 2-like, with protein sequence MTTAEVPGRVAGSGKLLNPETCQGSRETIYWDGYEPQSVTTTAMPAAKGSRSSSKKAKKTGSNVFDMFTQKQVAEFKEGFQIMDRDRDGVIDKADLRGTFDEIGRMVSDSELDSMLADAPGPINFTTLLHMFASRSSGESDDDDVVAAAIRTFEKNPGEIDAEQFRTMLMAFGDKFSSQEVDDAFHQMDMDEDTGMINSDALVAMLCAGSASEGETA encoded by the coding sequence ATGACAACAGCGGAAGTGCCAGGCAGGGTCGCCGGGTCAGGTAAGTTACTAAATCCGGAGACATGTCAAGGGTCCCGCGAGACTATATATTGGGACGGTTATGAGCCCCAGTCAGTCACAACCACAGCCATGCCTGCCGCCAAGGGATCCCGCTCCTCCTCCAAGAAGGCCAAGAAGACAGGAAGCAATGTCTTCGACATGTTCACGCAGAAGCAGGTGGCGGAGTTCAAGGAGGGCTTCCAGATAATGGACCGCGACCGCGACGGCGTCATCGACAAGGCCGACCTCCGCGGCACCTTCGACGAGATCGGCCGCATGGTCTCCGACAGCGAGCTCGACTCCATGCTGGCTGACGCCCCCGGCCCCATCAACTTCACCACCCTCCTGCACATGTTCGCCTCCAGGTCCTCGGGAGAATCCGACGACGACGATGTGGTCGCCGCCGCCATCCGCACCTTCGAGAAGAACCCCGGCGAGATCGACGCAGAGCAGTTCCGCACGATGCTCATGGCCTTCGGGGACAAGTTCTCGAGCCAGGAAGTCGACGACGCCTTCCACCAGATGGACATGGACGAGGACACCGGCATGATCAACTCGGACGCCCTCGTGGCCATGCTGTGCGCCGGCTCGGCCAGTGAAGGCGAAACGGCCTAG